A portion of the Micromonospora vinacea genome contains these proteins:
- a CDS encoding MmyB family transcriptional regulator, which yields MPVAVSTAPRAASTPAGGTKQFHHHVVGELTLAYESLDLRAESDLTLTIYAVEQALPTAQALALLASWAATAVDSDKSVQPQ from the coding sequence ATGCCGGTCGCCGTCTCGACAGCGCCGCGCGCCGCTTCTACCCCGGCTGGAGGCACCAAGCAGTTCCACCACCACGTCGTCGGCGAGCTCACCCTGGCGTACGAGAGCTTGGACCTGCGTGCCGAGTCGGACCTCACCCTGACCATCTACGCCGTCGAGCAGGCCTTACCAACCGCCCAGGCGCTGGCCCTTCTCGCCTCCTGGGCCGCCACCGCCGTCGACAGCGACAAGTCGGTGCAACCGCAGTAA
- a CDS encoding DUF1801 domain-containing protein has translation MNDEVTQYINKTQPWQIEVCEKLRAMIDQTVPGVEERLQYGKPHYLKNGHYAAVIAVAKAKVSFMVFNAADVPEVKGFLRAMGNGERKTVDITEGQDVDFGALAGILGKTSAAL, from the coding sequence GTGAACGACGAGGTCACCCAGTACATCAACAAGACGCAGCCGTGGCAGATCGAGGTCTGCGAGAAGCTGCGCGCGATGATCGACCAGACCGTTCCAGGCGTGGAGGAACGACTCCAGTACGGCAAGCCGCACTACCTCAAGAACGGCCACTACGCGGCCGTCATCGCGGTGGCCAAGGCCAAGGTCTCGTTCATGGTGTTCAACGCAGCGGACGTCCCCGAGGTCAAGGGATTCCTCCGGGCGATGGGCAACGGCGAGCGCAAGACCGTCGACATCACCGAAGGGCAGGACGTCGACTTCGGTGCACTCGCCGGCATCCTGGGAAAGACCAGCGCTGCCCTGTAG
- a CDS encoding LysR family transcriptional regulator encodes MDVVAACRAFVAVSGHGSFTSGAAAAGIPQSVASRRIAGLEEHFGARLFDRSSRAVRLTPFGQDMLPTARRLVDLADAMADDAERARLRPLRVAVPEICPPHRLAALVVASRRHRLDLEVRPAGPQERARLCQTLEVGAGLVAVTEAAASWRVPLGLAARTPFPASTVFLETLRSGRARTQARRRILIQPEDDVAQLRDPLTRAGQSAGLAPAQVTVAPSLVDAAATALSSPDLLLCSRQQAEDFGLHWCPLAGPPLVRGYDIAAGLREDLEQLRTVLHADLAQCLGAAT; translated from the coding sequence ATGGATGTGGTCGCCGCCTGCCGGGCTTTCGTCGCCGTCAGCGGTCACGGCAGTTTCACCTCCGGCGCCGCCGCGGCGGGCATCCCCCAGTCGGTCGCCAGTCGCCGGATCGCCGGGCTGGAGGAACACTTCGGGGCGCGGCTGTTCGACCGGTCGTCCCGCGCGGTCCGGTTGACGCCGTTCGGGCAGGACATGCTGCCCACGGCCCGTCGCCTGGTCGATCTCGCCGACGCGATGGCCGACGACGCCGAGCGGGCCCGGCTGCGCCCGCTACGGGTCGCCGTACCCGAAATCTGCCCGCCGCACCGCCTCGCCGCCCTGGTGGTCGCGAGCCGACGTCATCGGCTCGATCTGGAGGTACGGCCGGCCGGCCCGCAGGAACGCGCCCGGCTCTGCCAGACCCTGGAGGTCGGCGCGGGGCTCGTAGCGGTTACGGAGGCGGCGGCTTCCTGGCGGGTTCCGCTCGGGCTGGCCGCCCGGACCCCCTTCCCGGCGTCGACTGTGTTCCTGGAGACGCTGCGCAGCGGCCGAGCCCGCACACAGGCACGACGGCGGATCCTCATCCAGCCCGAGGACGACGTCGCCCAGCTGCGGGACCCACTGACCCGTGCCGGCCAGTCGGCCGGACTGGCGCCGGCCCAGGTCACCGTCGCGCCGTCCCTCGTCGACGCCGCAGCGACGGCGCTGAGCTCACCCGACCTGCTGCTCTGCTCCCGTCAGCAGGCCGAGGACTTCGGGCTGCACTGGTGTCCCCTCGCCGGCCCTCCACTCGTACGGGGCTACGACATCGCCGCCGGCCTCCGTGAGGACCTCGAACAGCTGAGAACAGTCCTGCACGCGGACCTGGCGCAATGCCTGGGCGCGGCGACATGA
- a CDS encoding serine hydrolase — MSASAVVRNARELLDEAGLHGAFLVRHLDTGEEIGFDVDTPYPAASLVKVPLAVAVLERVARGELDPATPVDIAPGRITTPGPTGLSRFRHPARIAVDDLLYLSTAISDGVAADALFDLTPPATVTAELRRLRINGIAVRHRVGDLADTPAERLGPDEVHLAHSLAIGAATSGQGHPVAQLDITRANAGSARAFVDLLQALWRPSAIQETAAARVRALMGDNLHRQRLAPDFTSDASRWSSKTGTLLHLRHEVGVVEHADGQSYAVAALTASRVPAVAQPGSEATMAQVARALHDHLRTGTPPWWG; from the coding sequence ATGAGCGCCAGCGCCGTCGTCCGCAACGCGCGCGAACTGCTCGACGAGGCGGGGCTGCACGGCGCTTTCCTGGTCCGCCACCTCGACACCGGCGAGGAGATCGGCTTCGACGTGGACACCCCGTATCCGGCGGCGTCGCTGGTGAAGGTGCCGCTGGCGGTCGCCGTGCTCGAACGGGTCGCGCGCGGGGAACTCGACCCGGCGACGCCGGTCGATATCGCGCCCGGTCGGATCACCACACCGGGCCCGACCGGGCTGAGCCGCTTCCGCCATCCGGCGCGGATCGCCGTGGACGACCTGCTCTACCTGAGCACCGCCATCAGCGACGGGGTCGCCGCCGACGCCCTGTTCGACCTCACCCCGCCGGCCACGGTCACAGCCGAACTGCGCCGACTGCGCATCAACGGCATCGCCGTGCGGCACCGGGTCGGTGACCTCGCCGACACTCCGGCGGAACGTCTCGGCCCCGACGAGGTGCACCTGGCTCACTCCCTCGCCATCGGCGCGGCGACCTCCGGGCAGGGGCACCCGGTCGCCCAACTCGACATCACCCGCGCCAACGCCGGGTCGGCGCGGGCCTTCGTCGACCTGTTGCAGGCCCTCTGGCGGCCGTCGGCGATCCAGGAGACCGCTGCCGCGCGGGTACGTGCCCTGATGGGCGACAACCTGCATCGGCAGCGGCTCGCGCCCGACTTCACCTCCGACGCCTCCCGCTGGTCGTCGAAGACCGGCACGCTGTTGCACCTGCGCCACGAGGTGGGGGTGGTGGAGCACGCCGACGGGCAGTCGTACGCGGTCGCCGCGCTCACCGCCTCCCGGGTGCCCGCCGTCGCGCAGCCTGGCAGTGAGGCGACGATGGCACAGGTCGCCCGCGCCCTGCACGACCACCTACGGACGGGAACCCCGCCCTGGTGGGGCTAG
- a CDS encoding CPBP family intramembrane glutamic endopeptidase yields the protein MTPEHSRSAVDSTRPFGAHLRMSWWKPLVVILVPSLVMLALQVVLYQVVGVIEGSDNPMSPTMTPLKSLAINISIGTTGVVAVLLLARIAKVPWRSLISSPRAFDARRLTYYLMAAALLVGAGIGVVALVAPDSTPWVGFGVSGTTIGLLVVTVLSTPLQSAGEELLWRSAVLPAAASWVRAVRPALAVGLVVSSLGFAMLHGSTDPWLFGYFTFIGLCTGLMAIISRGIEAPVAFHVANNVLFGIINTVMADGEPYAIDRSTDTGDASLLILGAVNIAMVALVWLRERRARATR from the coding sequence GTGACGCCGGAGCATTCCCGGTCGGCCGTCGACAGCACCCGACCCTTCGGCGCCCACCTGCGCATGAGCTGGTGGAAGCCGCTCGTGGTCATCCTTGTGCCGTCGCTGGTGATGCTGGCTCTCCAGGTGGTGCTCTACCAGGTCGTGGGCGTCATCGAGGGCAGTGACAACCCGATGTCGCCCACGATGACACCGTTGAAGTCCCTGGCCATCAACATCAGCATCGGCACGACGGGGGTCGTGGCGGTCCTGCTCCTGGCGCGGATCGCCAAGGTGCCGTGGCGCAGCCTGATCAGCTCACCCCGGGCCTTCGACGCACGCCGCCTGACGTACTACCTGATGGCAGCCGCGTTGCTCGTCGGCGCGGGGATCGGCGTCGTCGCGCTGGTCGCACCCGACTCGACGCCTTGGGTCGGCTTCGGTGTCAGCGGCACGACGATCGGCCTGCTGGTGGTCACCGTACTGAGTACGCCGCTACAGTCCGCAGGCGAGGAACTGCTGTGGCGAAGCGCCGTGCTGCCCGCCGCCGCGTCCTGGGTGCGTGCGGTCCGGCCGGCTCTGGCAGTCGGGCTCGTCGTCTCCAGCCTGGGCTTCGCCATGCTTCACGGGTCGACCGACCCCTGGCTGTTCGGCTACTTCACCTTTATCGGCCTCTGCACCGGCCTGATGGCCATCATCAGCCGCGGCATCGAGGCGCCGGTCGCCTTCCACGTCGCCAACAACGTCCTGTTCGGGATCATCAACACGGTGATGGCCGACGGCGAGCCCTACGCGATCGACCGGTCCACCGACACCGGCGACGCGTCCCTCTTGATCCTCGGCGCCGTCAACATCGCCATGGTGGCGCTGGTCTGGCTGCGCGAGCGGCGGGCCCGGGCCACCCGCTGA
- a CDS encoding low temperature requirement protein A — translation MANLLRRRESPQRPTFLELFFDLVYVFALTRIVHELVLDYTRGHVAERLTTSLAENGETLLLLLALWWIWTQTAWVTSRFDPFQPPIQFVVVATMYGSLLLAVAISGALAETGLLFASTYVAIQVGRTLFFVGIVRGHNLRRVNMLALIWFGASAVPWLAGAFAPEVTRNSLWTVALAIDYLGARLGWPVPGLGRSRVSPWAVAGEHLAERYWQLVIVALGETILTSGSSLLRGPIVAQRTMALTLSFLTTVLLWRIYFYRAGQILGEAIAASADPGRLGRLAEFAHLLMVSGILASSAGSELVLIDPSGDAKPAWVGAILGGPALYLAGRSVFEYVAFARVSWPRPIGILVLAAMAPIMVGLPPLGVAAAAVAVLLGVAVTDTTRARGRPLEEASPPR, via the coding sequence GTGGCCAATCTGCTGCGCAGGCGTGAGAGTCCGCAGCGGCCGACCTTCCTGGAACTGTTCTTCGATCTCGTCTACGTCTTCGCGCTCACCCGGATCGTGCACGAGTTGGTGTTGGACTACACCAGGGGTCACGTCGCGGAGCGGTTGACCACATCCCTTGCGGAGAACGGCGAGACTCTGCTGCTGCTTTTGGCCCTCTGGTGGATCTGGACCCAGACGGCATGGGTGACCAGCAGATTCGATCCATTCCAGCCGCCGATCCAGTTCGTTGTCGTTGCGACAATGTACGGGAGCCTGCTCCTGGCGGTCGCGATCTCGGGGGCTCTCGCCGAGACTGGCCTGCTCTTCGCGAGCACCTATGTCGCGATTCAGGTGGGCCGCACCCTCTTCTTCGTAGGCATCGTGCGCGGTCACAATCTGCGCCGCGTCAATATGCTGGCGCTCATCTGGTTCGGCGCGTCGGCCGTACCGTGGCTCGCCGGAGCCTTCGCTCCCGAGGTGACCCGCAATTCGCTGTGGACGGTGGCCCTGGCGATCGACTACCTGGGGGCCAGACTCGGTTGGCCGGTACCGGGGCTGGGTCGCTCGCGGGTGTCCCCGTGGGCCGTCGCGGGCGAGCACTTGGCCGAGCGCTACTGGCAGCTTGTCATTGTCGCGCTTGGTGAGACGATCCTGACCTCCGGATCGAGTCTTCTCCGCGGTCCGATCGTGGCGCAACGAACAATGGCCCTTACCTTGTCGTTCCTCACCACGGTGTTGCTGTGGCGGATCTACTTCTATCGAGCTGGCCAAATCCTGGGCGAGGCCATCGCGGCATCCGCCGACCCCGGCCGGCTCGGTCGGTTGGCCGAGTTCGCACACCTACTCATGGTGTCCGGCATCCTCGCCAGCTCAGCCGGCTCCGAACTCGTCCTCATAGATCCGTCCGGAGATGCCAAACCCGCCTGGGTCGGGGCCATCCTCGGAGGGCCTGCGCTCTACCTCGCCGGGCGCTCAGTATTCGAGTACGTGGCCTTCGCCCGAGTGTCCTGGCCGCGGCCGATCGGGATCCTCGTCCTCGCGGCCATGGCGCCGATCATGGTCGGCCTACCGCCCCTCGGGGTCGCTGCAGCAGCAGTCGCGGTCCTGCTCGGCGTCGCCGTCACTGACACGACCCGAGCCCGCGGACGTCCATTGGAGGAGGCCTCGCCGCCACGCTGA
- the bla gene encoding class A beta-lactamase, whose product MSVATHRLVAAVAAVSLAACGPADAARQPTPDPVATAASAADRDHEFRRLEGMFDARLGVYAIDTGTGRTVQYRADERFAYASTFKALAAAEVLDETTDAELDRVVRYSADDLVTYSPITEQHVATGMTLRAIADAAVRYSDNTAGNLLLRHLGGPQKFEKELREVGDKVTDPARYETELNEARPGDRRDTSTPRALAEDLRAYAVGDALDPADRDTLNGWLRGNTTGGELIRAGVPDGWVVGDKTGAGGYGTRNDIAVIWPPDRAPIVLAVLSSRDEKDASYDNALIAEAAKVVMAGW is encoded by the coding sequence ATGAGCGTTGCGACACACCGTCTGGTGGCCGCGGTGGCGGCGGTGTCCCTGGCCGCGTGCGGCCCCGCTGATGCCGCCCGGCAACCGACGCCCGACCCCGTGGCAACGGCCGCCTCCGCCGCCGACCGAGACCACGAGTTCCGGCGACTGGAGGGGATGTTCGACGCACGGTTGGGGGTCTACGCCATCGACACCGGCACCGGCCGGACCGTGCAGTACCGGGCCGACGAACGGTTCGCGTACGCCTCGACGTTCAAGGCGTTGGCCGCCGCCGAGGTCCTCGACGAGACCACCGACGCCGAGCTGGACCGGGTGGTGCGGTACTCGGCGGACGACCTGGTGACCTACTCGCCGATCACTGAGCAGCACGTCGCCACGGGCATGACGCTGCGCGCCATCGCCGACGCCGCCGTGCGGTACAGCGACAACACCGCCGGCAACCTGCTGTTGCGCCACCTCGGCGGACCGCAGAAGTTCGAGAAGGAGCTGCGGGAGGTTGGCGACAAGGTCACCGATCCGGCGCGTTACGAGACCGAACTCAACGAGGCGCGGCCCGGTGACCGGCGGGACACCAGCACGCCGCGGGCGCTGGCCGAGGATCTGCGGGCGTACGCCGTCGGCGACGCCCTCGACCCGGCGGACCGCGACACCCTCAACGGTTGGCTGCGGGGCAACACCACCGGCGGCGAGCTGATCCGCGCCGGTGTTCCGGACGGCTGGGTCGTCGGGGACAAGACCGGCGCTGGTGGGTACGGCACCCGCAACGACATCGCGGTGATCTGGCCGCCGGACCGGGCGCCGATCGTCCTTGCGGTGCTGTCCAGCCGCGACGAGAAGGACGCCAGCTATGACAACGCCCTCATCGCCGAGGCGGCGAAGGTGGTGATGGCCGGCTGGTGA
- a CDS encoding NAD(P)-dependent alcohol dehydrogenase has protein sequence MFTVNAIAAPSATEPLVRTTIERRDLGPHDVLIEIRYAGICHSDIHTVRGDWGSVPYPLTVGHEIVGRITEVGADVTRHAVGDRAGVGCMVNSCRECENCRTGNEQYCLKGNTQTYASVDRDGTVTQGGYSTHIVVNENFVLRVPESIPYEAAAPMLCAGITTYSPLAHWNAGPGKKVAVVGLGGLGHMAVKIAAAMGAEVTVLSQTLGKKDDGLRFGAEHYHATKDPATFEALKNSFDLIINTVSAPIDMASYLGLLRLDGTLVSVGAPPQPLPVPVFALFGNRRSFAGSSIGSIAETQEMLDFCAERGIAPEVEVIGAEAVNDAYERVLASDVRYRFVIDIDTLR, from the coding sequence ATCTTCACCGTCAACGCCATCGCCGCGCCTTCCGCCACCGAACCGCTCGTGCGTACCACGATCGAGCGGCGGGACCTGGGCCCGCACGATGTCCTCATCGAAATCCGCTACGCCGGCATCTGCCACTCCGACATCCACACCGTGCGCGGCGACTGGGGCAGCGTTCCCTACCCACTCACCGTCGGCCACGAAATCGTCGGCCGGATCACCGAGGTCGGCGCCGACGTCACCCGCCACGCCGTCGGCGACCGTGCCGGTGTCGGCTGCATGGTCAACTCGTGTCGCGAGTGCGAGAACTGCCGCACCGGAAACGAGCAGTACTGCCTCAAGGGCAACACCCAGACGTACGCGAGCGTCGACCGGGACGGCACCGTCACCCAGGGCGGATACTCGACCCACATCGTCGTGAACGAAAACTTCGTGCTGCGGGTGCCGGAAAGCATCCCGTACGAGGCGGCCGCGCCGATGCTGTGCGCGGGCATCACCACCTACTCTCCGTTGGCGCACTGGAACGCCGGTCCCGGCAAGAAGGTCGCCGTGGTGGGCCTGGGTGGTCTGGGCCACATGGCCGTCAAGATCGCCGCGGCGATGGGCGCCGAGGTGACCGTGCTGTCGCAGACGCTGGGCAAGAAGGACGACGGCCTGCGCTTCGGAGCCGAGCACTACCACGCCACCAAGGACCCGGCGACGTTCGAGGCGCTCAAGAACAGCTTCGACCTGATCATCAACACGGTCAGCGCACCGATCGACATGGCCAGCTACCTCGGCCTGCTGCGTCTGGACGGCACGCTCGTCAGCGTGGGCGCCCCGCCGCAGCCGCTGCCGGTGCCCGTCTTCGCGTTGTTCGGCAACCGACGTTCATTCGCCGGCTCCAGCATCGGCAGCATCGCCGAGACGCAGGAGATGCTCGACTTCTGCGCCGAGCGCGGCATCGCCCCCGAGGTCGAGGTCATCGGCGCCGAGGCAGTCAACGACGCGTACGAGCGGGTGCTCGCCTCGGACGTGCGGTACCGGTTCGTCATCGACATCGACACCCTGCGCTGA
- a CDS encoding ABC transporter permease, which translates to MKITPGGVAAAEWTKFSSLRSTWITTGISALLLIAFGMIASASFSGDNLTSVDLALSGSALAALSVGVLGALLGASEYTTGMIRATLTAVPRRLPVLWSKSLVAGSAAFVTMTAGAFAAFASGSAVLNDKVAGLGLGDDGVLRALVGAGLYLGLVAVLGVALGMLVRSSAGAIAILSGLLLIVPGLAALLPDSISEAITPYLPSNAGSAVMALTQADGTLAPWAGLAVFAGYVIVTLAAAAYRLKRTDA; encoded by the coding sequence ATGAAGATCACCCCTGGTGGCGTCGCCGCCGCCGAATGGACCAAGTTTTCCTCCCTGCGTTCCACCTGGATCACGACCGGCATCTCCGCTCTCCTCCTGATCGCCTTCGGCATGATCGCCTCGGCTTCCTTCTCGGGCGACAACTTGACCTCGGTCGACCTGGCCCTGTCGGGCAGCGCCCTGGCCGCTCTGTCCGTCGGTGTGCTCGGCGCGCTGCTGGGGGCGAGCGAATACACCACCGGCATGATCCGGGCGACCCTCACCGCGGTGCCGCGCCGGTTGCCGGTGCTGTGGTCGAAGAGCCTCGTGGCCGGGTCGGCCGCCTTCGTCACGATGACCGCCGGCGCCTTCGCTGCTTTCGCGTCGGGGTCGGCCGTGCTCAACGACAAGGTCGCCGGGCTGGGCCTCGGTGACGACGGTGTGCTGCGGGCCCTGGTCGGCGCCGGCCTCTATCTGGGGCTGGTCGCGGTGCTCGGCGTCGCGCTCGGCATGCTCGTCCGCTCCAGCGCCGGCGCCATCGCGATCCTGTCCGGCCTGCTGCTGATCGTGCCCGGTCTGGCCGCGCTGCTGCCGGACTCGATCTCCGAGGCCATCACCCCGTACCTGCCCAGCAACGCCGGCAGCGCGGTGATGGCGCTGACCCAGGCGGACGGCACCCTGGCGCCCTGGGCCGGCCTCGCGGTCTTCGCCGGGTATGTGATCGTGACGCTCGCCGCGGCGGCGTACCGGCTCAAAAGGACCGACGCGTAA
- a CDS encoding ABC transporter ATP-binding protein: MIEVREVTKRYGAKTVVDRLSFTAKPGQVTGFLGPNGAGKSTTMRMIVGLDAPSSGDVLVNGKPYASSQAPLREIGALLEAKAMHPGRTAVSHLLAMARTHGIPRSRVDEVLDMVGLSAVAHKRVGAFSLGMGQRLGIAAALLGDPAVVMLDEPVNGLDPEGVLWVRNLLTGLAAEGRTVMLSSHLMSEVSLIADHLVIIGRGRLLADSTVADFVTAEGVRVVTPAPDALRTTIAGPGITVTSTGAEELLVAGTSARKIGLAAAARGIPLFELTPQNASLEEAFMDLTRDAVEYEASR, from the coding sequence ATGATTGAGGTACGCGAAGTAACCAAGCGATACGGTGCGAAGACGGTCGTCGACCGCCTGTCGTTCACCGCGAAGCCCGGACAGGTCACTGGCTTCCTCGGCCCCAACGGCGCCGGCAAATCGACGACCATGCGGATGATCGTCGGCCTCGACGCGCCGAGTTCCGGCGACGTGCTGGTCAACGGCAAGCCGTACGCGTCGTCGCAGGCACCGCTGCGCGAGATCGGCGCGCTGCTCGAGGCGAAGGCCATGCACCCCGGCCGCACGGCGGTCAGCCACCTCCTCGCCATGGCTCGCACGCACGGAATCCCGCGCTCCCGCGTCGACGAGGTGCTCGACATGGTCGGCCTCTCGGCCGTCGCGCACAAGCGGGTCGGCGCGTTCTCCCTCGGCATGGGCCAGCGGCTCGGCATCGCCGCCGCGCTGCTCGGTGACCCGGCCGTGGTGATGCTCGACGAGCCGGTCAACGGACTCGACCCCGAGGGGGTCCTCTGGGTGCGCAACCTGCTCACCGGCCTGGCCGCCGAGGGCCGCACCGTGATGTTGTCCTCACACCTGATGAGCGAGGTCTCGCTGATCGCGGACCACCTGGTCATCATCGGCCGGGGCAGGCTGCTGGCCGACAGCACCGTGGCCGACTTCGTGACCGCCGAGGGCGTCCGGGTCGTCACTCCCGCCCCCGACGCGCTGCGCACGACGATTGCCGGCCCGGGCATCACGGTCACCTCGACCGGCGCCGAGGAACTGCTCGTCGCCGGCACCTCCGCCCGCAAGATCGGCCTGGCCGCGGCCGCTCGCGGCATCCCGCTGTTCGAGCTCACCCCGCAGAACGCCTCGCTGGAAGAGGCGTTCATGGACCTGACCCGCGACGCTGTCGAATACGAGGCCTCCCGATGA
- a CDS encoding SDR family NAD(P)-dependent oxidoreductase → MSRFANQTVLVTGGTGGQGASHVRALHAEGANVVIGDINAERGAGLAAELGDGARFVRLDVSQEESWAAAVAETERAFGALTILVNNAGVQNPPALIESTDRATWARILDINLTGTFLGIKAAAPALRRAGGGAIVNIASTMGTGGTAFYAPYVASKWAVRGLTQTAALELGRDNIRVNAIHPGVVATPFITEPAAGSDAPIVDFYSPEPFAVPRLGQPADITALLLFLTSPQAAFITGAEYVIDGGLLLGPALQKEAA, encoded by the coding sequence ATGTCCCGTTTCGCCAATCAGACCGTTCTCGTGACCGGCGGCACCGGTGGACAGGGGGCCAGCCACGTTCGCGCCCTGCATGCCGAAGGCGCCAACGTCGTCATCGGTGACATCAACGCCGAGCGTGGTGCTGGCCTCGCGGCCGAGCTGGGAGATGGGGCACGTTTCGTCCGCCTCGACGTGTCCCAGGAGGAGTCGTGGGCCGCCGCCGTCGCGGAGACCGAGAGGGCCTTCGGTGCGCTCACGATCCTGGTCAACAACGCCGGGGTGCAGAACCCGCCGGCCCTCATCGAGTCCACTGACCGGGCTACGTGGGCTCGCATCCTCGACATCAATCTCACCGGTACCTTCCTCGGCATCAAGGCAGCGGCCCCGGCGCTGCGTCGCGCGGGAGGAGGAGCGATCGTCAACATCGCCTCCACCATGGGCACCGGCGGTACCGCCTTCTACGCTCCCTATGTCGCCAGCAAGTGGGCGGTTCGCGGGCTCACTCAGACCGCTGCCCTCGAGTTGGGCCGCGACAACATCCGCGTCAACGCCATCCACCCCGGCGTTGTCGCCACTCCGTTCATCACCGAGCCGGCGGCCGGCAGCGACGCTCCGATCGTCGACTTCTACTCGCCCGAGCCGTTCGCCGTCCCGCGACTCGGGCAGCCCGCCGACATCACTGCGCTGCTGTTGTTCCTCACATCGCCGCAGGCGGCCTTCATCACCGGCGCCGAGTACGTCATCGACGGAGGACTGCTCCTCGGCCCCGCACTGCAGAAAGAAGCCGCATGA
- a CDS encoding nitroreductase/quinone reductase family protein, which produces MNPADQHGERSALDPLAHLPHEIRRAIRITPAAGTRERIVDITTTGRRTGRRRRIEIFFYRANGATYLCSGAGAGATGWYANLRANPAFTFHLKNGIRADLPAHATIVTDSTERAAVIAAIVDDLNQPHDPGTVRPTHPDDWTASRLMRIDFD; this is translated from the coding sequence ATGAACCCCGCAGACCAGCACGGTGAGCGCAGCGCGCTCGACCCGCTGGCACACCTGCCGCACGAGATAAGGCGTGCCATCAGGATCACACCCGCGGCCGGAACTCGCGAACGGATCGTGGACATCACCACCACTGGCCGGCGTACCGGACGGCGACGCCGCATTGAGATCTTCTTCTATCGCGCCAACGGCGCAACCTATCTCTGCAGCGGAGCGGGCGCAGGCGCGACCGGCTGGTACGCGAACCTACGAGCGAACCCCGCTTTCACCTTTCACCTCAAGAACGGCATCAGAGCGGACCTGCCGGCGCATGCGACCATCGTCACCGATTCCACGGAACGGGCCGCGGTGATCGCGGCCATCGTCGACGACCTCAACCAGCCCCACGACCCCGGCACCGTCAGGCCGACCCATCCAGACGACTGGACCGCCAGCAGGCTGATGCGAATCGACTTCGACTGA
- a CDS encoding TetR/AcrR family transcriptional regulator — protein MTPAPSAYHQRVAEEKRALIVQAATELFLELGYDRASLARVADSAGVSKATLFKQFPTKAALFDAIVIDSWAENDVDDLPPAGDLTAGLTVLGRRYATLLIQPEMTDLFRIVIAELPRFPELAKAHFAQGKLPYFESVRLYLQAERDARAADIADPEMAATQFLGMISNYLFWPRLLLPDWTVTPARTTAVVEEAVRTMVARYGTDVHHQDREAVTATAAENPQGR, from the coding sequence ATGACCCCAGCGCCGTCGGCCTATCACCAGCGCGTGGCGGAGGAGAAGCGCGCGCTCATCGTGCAGGCCGCTACTGAGCTGTTCCTTGAGTTGGGCTACGACCGGGCATCACTGGCGCGGGTTGCCGACAGCGCTGGCGTGTCGAAAGCAACACTGTTCAAGCAGTTTCCGACGAAGGCAGCACTGTTCGATGCCATCGTCATCGACTCGTGGGCCGAGAACGACGTCGACGACCTGCCGCCCGCCGGTGACCTGACGGCCGGCCTGACGGTTCTGGGACGGCGCTACGCGACGCTGTTGATCCAGCCGGAGATGACCGACCTGTTCCGCATCGTCATCGCCGAACTGCCACGCTTTCCCGAACTGGCCAAGGCACATTTCGCACAGGGCAAACTGCCGTACTTCGAGTCCGTCCGGCTCTACCTCCAGGCCGAGCGCGACGCCAGAGCCGCAGACATCGCTGACCCGGAGATGGCCGCTACTCAGTTCCTCGGGATGATCTCGAACTACCTGTTCTGGCCGCGCCTTCTGCTCCCGGACTGGACGGTGACCCCTGCCCGCACGACCGCTGTCGTGGAAGAAGCCGTCCGAACCATGGTTGCGCGGTACGGCACCGATGTTCACCACCAGGACCGTGAGGCCGTTACCGCAACTGCTGCGGAAAACCCGCAGGGCCGCTGA